A genomic stretch from Kribbella amoyensis includes:
- a CDS encoding HAD family hydrolase: protein MTAAAPRLACFDLDNTLIDRDAAFLAWARWWVDREGLDESAVGWLRDHDQGGFHDRRKLFAGLKEGYPVGATVPELVEAYDAEHPLFTRAEQAVLDGLESLRTAGWRVAVITNGGTVQQSLKLRTTGIDQVVDFACISEAAGVRKPDPRIFAVTAEQTGATLAGGWMVGDHPAYDIAGGINAGLSTIRIGHHHAVDTPVADHHFDSILKAFPVILAS from the coding sequence ATGACGGCCGCTGCTCCGCGTCTCGCCTGCTTCGATCTCGACAACACGCTGATCGATCGGGACGCGGCGTTCCTCGCCTGGGCCCGGTGGTGGGTCGACCGGGAGGGTCTGGACGAGAGCGCGGTCGGCTGGTTGCGCGACCACGACCAGGGTGGCTTCCACGATCGGCGGAAACTCTTCGCCGGGTTGAAGGAGGGCTACCCGGTCGGGGCGACGGTGCCGGAGCTGGTCGAGGCGTACGACGCGGAGCACCCGCTGTTCACGCGGGCGGAGCAGGCTGTCCTGGACGGGCTGGAGTCCTTGCGTACAGCGGGGTGGCGGGTCGCCGTGATCACCAACGGCGGCACCGTGCAGCAGAGTCTCAAGCTGCGCACGACCGGGATCGACCAGGTCGTCGACTTCGCCTGTATCTCCGAGGCGGCCGGGGTACGGAAGCCGGACCCGCGGATCTTCGCGGTGACGGCTGAGCAGACCGGGGCGACCCTGGCCGGCGGGTGGATGGTGGGCGACCACCCGGCGTACGACATCGCGGGCGGGATCAACGCGGGGCTGTCGACGATCCGGATCGGTCATCACCACGCCGTCGACACCCCGGTCGCCGATCACCACTTCGACTCGATCCTGAAGGCGTTCCCGGTGATCCTCGCGAGCTAG